A single genomic interval of Panthera uncia isolate 11264 chromosome A1 unlocalized genomic scaffold, Puncia_PCG_1.0 HiC_scaffold_17, whole genome shotgun sequence harbors:
- the ZFP62 gene encoding zinc finger protein 62 homolog isoform X1 gives MKSTKPGSVSSGLPAAAPNGLQSSTETSFAPRPRPPNAPRVTCPNGEISSSPSSSLPERTRKCPRASAGPSGRAVRAFIPPAAGLPRSRYTAMSHLKTRGTENEESPEKYENDGNAESVWPKVEGFHKDHIQESKVGETCDWDSKVESQLENPEGKRRMEDKSGTREKIGKAKNTANIKMEQEDEASEKSLYPSSKHITHQNVPIEQISSEQDKCVENLNGNSHPGLQQKTSAAKKSHRCEECGKSFKYNSRLVQHKIMHTGEKRYECDDCGGAFRSSSSLRVHKRIHTGEKPYKCEECGKAYMSYSSLINHKSTHSGEKNCKCDECGKSFNYSSVLDQHKRIHTGEKPYECGECGKAFRNSSGLRVHKRIHTGEKPYECDICGKTFSNSSGLRVHKRIHTGEKPYECDECGKAFITCRTLLNHKSIHFGDKPYKCDECEKSFNYSSLLIQHKVIHTGEKPYECDECGKAFRNSSGLIVHKRIHTGEKPYKCEVCGKAFSYSSGLAVHKSIHPGKKAHECKDCGKSFSYNSLLLQHKTIHTGERPYVCDLCGKTFRNNSGLKVHRRLHTGEKPYKCDVCGKAYISRSSLKNHKGIHLGEKPYKCSYCEKSFNYSSALEQHKRIHTREKPFGCDECGKAFRNNSGLKVHKRIHTGERPYKCEECGKAYISLSSLINHKSVHPGEKPYKCDECEKAFITYRTLINHKKIHLGEKPYKCDVCEKSFNYTSLLSQHKRVHTREKPYECDRCEKVFRNNSSLKVHKRIHTGEKPYECDVCGKAYISHSSLINHKSTHPGKTPYTCDECGKAFFSSRTLLSHKRVHLGEKPFKCVDCGKSFNYSSLLSQHKRIHTGEKPYICDRCGKAFRNSSGLTVHKRIHTGEKPYECDECGKAYISHSSLINHKSVHRGQQPYNCECGKSFNYRSVLDQHKRIHTGKKPYRCNECGKAFNIRSNLTKHKRTHTGEESLNVINVGSHSDTSQKRTHEGGNALEGTKMSISVGGRAYQVSTQMEEKPYECMNII, from the exons ATGAAGTCCACAAAACCTGGAAGCGTCTCCTCCGGTCTCCCGGCTGCGGCCCCAAACGGGCTACAAAGCAGTACAGAAACTAGCTTCGCCCCGCGCCCACGCCCTCCGAACGCACCACGGGTCACGTGCCCGAACGGAGAAATATCATCGAGTCCGTCCTCCAGCCTCCCAGAGAGGACTCGGAAGTGCCCTAGAGCCAGCGCGGGCCCTTCCGGCCGGGCCGTCCGTGCTTTTATCCCGCCGGCGGCCGGGCTCCCGCGGAGCCGCTACACAGCTA TGTCACATTTGAAGACGAGGGGCACTGAGAATGAGGAATCACCTGAAAAGTATGAAAATgatggaaatgcagaatctgtgTGGCCAAAAGTGGAAGGTTTTCACAAGGATCATATACAGGAATCTAAGGTTGGTGAAACTTGTGATTGGGATAGCAAGGTAGAAAGTCAATTGGAAAATCCGGAGGGAAAAAGGAGGATGGAAGACAAAAGTGGCACCAGGGAAAAGATTGGCAAAGCCAAGAACACAGCAAATATAAAGATGGAACAGGAAGATGAGGCATCTGAGAAAAGCTTGTATCCAAGCTCAAAACATATTACACACCAGAATGTCCCTATAGAACAGAtaagcagtgaacaagacaaatgTGTGGAGAACCTTAATGGAAACTCTCATCCTGGTCTACAGCAGAAAACCAGTGCTGCTAAGAAATCACACAGATGTGAGGAGTGTGGGAAATCGTTCAAATACAATTCGCGCCTTGTTCAACATAAAATTATGCATACTGGGGAAAAACGCTATGAGTGTGATGACTGTGGAGGGGCTTTCCGGAGTAGCTCAAGCCTTCGAGTCCACAAACGGATCCATACTGGGGAGAAACCGTACAAGTGtgaggaatgtgggaaagcctacATGTCATACTCCAGCCTTATAAACCATAAAAGCACCCACTCTGGGGAGAAGAACTGTAAATGTGATGAGTGTGGGAAATCCTTCAATTACAGTTCTGTGTTGGACCAGCATAAGAGGATCCACACAGGGGAGAAGCCCTACGAATGTGGTGAGTGTGGGAAGGCTTTCAGGAACAGCTCTGGTCTCAGAGTCCACAAAAGGATCCACACAGGGGAGAAGCCCTACGAATGTGACATCTGTGGGAAAACTTTCAGTAATAGCTCCGGCCTTAGGGTCCACAAAAGGATACACACAGGCGAGAAACCTTATGAATGCGATgagtgtgggaaggccttcaTTACTTGCAGAACACTTCTAAACCATAAAAGCATCCACTTTGGAGATAAACCTTATAAATGTGATGAGTGTGAGAAATCATTTAATTATAGCTCTCTTCTCATTCAGCATAAAGTcatccacactggagagaaaccttatgaatgtgATGAATGCGGGAAGGCCTTCAGGAACAGCTCAGGCCTTATAGTGCACAAAAGGATCCACACgggagagaaaccttacaagtGTGAGGTCTGTGGCAAAGCGTTCAGCTATAGCTCAGGCCTCGCAGTTCATAAAAGCATTCACCCTGGGAAGAAAGCTCATGAATGTAAGGATTGTGGAAAATCCTTCAGCTATAACTCACTTCTCCTTCAGCATAAAACCATTCACACTGGAGAGAGACCTTATGTTTGTGACTTGTGTGGGAAAACATTTAGGAACAATTCAGGCCTCAAAGTCCATAGGAGGCTCCATACTGGGGAAAAACCATATAAGTGTGATGTTTGTGGGAAAGCCTATATCTCACGCTCTAGCCTTAAAAACCACAAAGGAATCCATCTTGGGgagaaaccctataaatgtaGTTATTGTGAGAAGTCTTTCAATTACAGCTCTGCCCTTGAACAACATAAAAGGATTCATACAAGGGAAAAACCTTTTGGATGTGATGagtgtggaaaagccttcagaAATAATTCAGGCCTTAAAGTACATAAACGGATCCACACTGGGGAGAGACCTTACAAATGTgaagaatgtgggaaagcctaCATCTCACTCTCAAGCCTTATAAATCATAAAAGTGTACACCCTGGGGAAAAGCCCTATAAGTGTGATGAGTGTGAAAAAGCTTTCATCACATACCGAACCCTTATAAACCACAAAAAAATCCATCTTGGGGAGAAGCCCTACAAATGTGATGTATGTGAGAAATCTTTTAATTACACTTCACTCCTTTCTCAACACAAAAGGGTCCACACTagagagaaaccttatgaatgtgACAGGTGTGAGAAGGTCTTCAGAAACAACTCAAGCCTTAAAGTGCATAAAAGAATCCACACGGGGGAGAAGCCCTATGAATGTGATGTGTGTGGAAAAGCCTACATCTCACACTCAAGCCTTATTAACCATAAAAGTACCCACCCTGGCAAGACTCCCTACACATGTGATGAATGTGGAAAAGCTTTTTTCTCAAGCAGAACTCTATTAAGCCATAAAAGAGTCCATCTTGGGGAGAAACCCTTCAAATGTGTTGACTGTGGGAAGTCTTTCAATTACAGTTCACTCCTTTCTCAACACAAGAGGATTCACACAGGGGAAAAACCTTATATATGCGATAGGTGTGGAAAGGCATTCAGGAACAGCTCAGGCCTGACAGTGCATAAAAGGATTCATACGGgcgagaaaccctatgaatgtgaTGAGTGTGGGAAGGCATACATCTCACACTCAAGTCTTATTAACCATAAAAGTGTCCACCGTGGGCAGCAGCCCTATAATTGTGAGTGTGGGAAATCCTTCAATTACAGATCAGTTCTTGACCAACACAAAAGGATCCACACTGGAAAGAAGCCATACCGATGTAATGAGTGTGGGAAGGCTTTTAATATCAGATCAAATCTCACCAAGCATAAAAGAACCCATACTGGAGAGGAATCTTTAAATGTGATAAATGTGGGAAGTCACAGTGACACATCACAGAAGAGAACTCATGAGGGAGGGAATGCTCTGGAAGGGACCAAGATGAGCATATCTGTAGGAGGCAGAGCTTACCAAGTCTCAactcaaatggaagaaaaaccttatgaatgtaTGAATATCATATGA
- the ZFP62 gene encoding zinc finger protein 62 homolog isoform X2 translates to MSHLKTRGTENEESPEKYENDGNAESVWPKVEGFHKDHIQESKVGETCDWDSKVESQLENPEGKRRMEDKSGTREKIGKAKNTANIKMEQEDEASEKSLYPSSKHITHQNVPIEQISSEQDKCVENLNGNSHPGLQQKTSAAKKSHRCEECGKSFKYNSRLVQHKIMHTGEKRYECDDCGGAFRSSSSLRVHKRIHTGEKPYKCEECGKAYMSYSSLINHKSTHSGEKNCKCDECGKSFNYSSVLDQHKRIHTGEKPYECGECGKAFRNSSGLRVHKRIHTGEKPYECDICGKTFSNSSGLRVHKRIHTGEKPYECDECGKAFITCRTLLNHKSIHFGDKPYKCDECEKSFNYSSLLIQHKVIHTGEKPYECDECGKAFRNSSGLIVHKRIHTGEKPYKCEVCGKAFSYSSGLAVHKSIHPGKKAHECKDCGKSFSYNSLLLQHKTIHTGERPYVCDLCGKTFRNNSGLKVHRRLHTGEKPYKCDVCGKAYISRSSLKNHKGIHLGEKPYKCSYCEKSFNYSSALEQHKRIHTREKPFGCDECGKAFRNNSGLKVHKRIHTGERPYKCEECGKAYISLSSLINHKSVHPGEKPYKCDECEKAFITYRTLINHKKIHLGEKPYKCDVCEKSFNYTSLLSQHKRVHTREKPYECDRCEKVFRNNSSLKVHKRIHTGEKPYECDVCGKAYISHSSLINHKSTHPGKTPYTCDECGKAFFSSRTLLSHKRVHLGEKPFKCVDCGKSFNYSSLLSQHKRIHTGEKPYICDRCGKAFRNSSGLTVHKRIHTGEKPYECDECGKAYISHSSLINHKSVHRGQQPYNCECGKSFNYRSVLDQHKRIHTGKKPYRCNECGKAFNIRSNLTKHKRTHTGEESLNVINVGSHSDTSQKRTHEGGNALEGTKMSISVGGRAYQVSTQMEEKPYECMNII, encoded by the exons A TGTCACATTTGAAGACGAGGGGCACTGAGAATGAGGAATCACCTGAAAAGTATGAAAATgatggaaatgcagaatctgtgTGGCCAAAAGTGGAAGGTTTTCACAAGGATCATATACAGGAATCTAAGGTTGGTGAAACTTGTGATTGGGATAGCAAGGTAGAAAGTCAATTGGAAAATCCGGAGGGAAAAAGGAGGATGGAAGACAAAAGTGGCACCAGGGAAAAGATTGGCAAAGCCAAGAACACAGCAAATATAAAGATGGAACAGGAAGATGAGGCATCTGAGAAAAGCTTGTATCCAAGCTCAAAACATATTACACACCAGAATGTCCCTATAGAACAGAtaagcagtgaacaagacaaatgTGTGGAGAACCTTAATGGAAACTCTCATCCTGGTCTACAGCAGAAAACCAGTGCTGCTAAGAAATCACACAGATGTGAGGAGTGTGGGAAATCGTTCAAATACAATTCGCGCCTTGTTCAACATAAAATTATGCATACTGGGGAAAAACGCTATGAGTGTGATGACTGTGGAGGGGCTTTCCGGAGTAGCTCAAGCCTTCGAGTCCACAAACGGATCCATACTGGGGAGAAACCGTACAAGTGtgaggaatgtgggaaagcctacATGTCATACTCCAGCCTTATAAACCATAAAAGCACCCACTCTGGGGAGAAGAACTGTAAATGTGATGAGTGTGGGAAATCCTTCAATTACAGTTCTGTGTTGGACCAGCATAAGAGGATCCACACAGGGGAGAAGCCCTACGAATGTGGTGAGTGTGGGAAGGCTTTCAGGAACAGCTCTGGTCTCAGAGTCCACAAAAGGATCCACACAGGGGAGAAGCCCTACGAATGTGACATCTGTGGGAAAACTTTCAGTAATAGCTCCGGCCTTAGGGTCCACAAAAGGATACACACAGGCGAGAAACCTTATGAATGCGATgagtgtgggaaggccttcaTTACTTGCAGAACACTTCTAAACCATAAAAGCATCCACTTTGGAGATAAACCTTATAAATGTGATGAGTGTGAGAAATCATTTAATTATAGCTCTCTTCTCATTCAGCATAAAGTcatccacactggagagaaaccttatgaatgtgATGAATGCGGGAAGGCCTTCAGGAACAGCTCAGGCCTTATAGTGCACAAAAGGATCCACACgggagagaaaccttacaagtGTGAGGTCTGTGGCAAAGCGTTCAGCTATAGCTCAGGCCTCGCAGTTCATAAAAGCATTCACCCTGGGAAGAAAGCTCATGAATGTAAGGATTGTGGAAAATCCTTCAGCTATAACTCACTTCTCCTTCAGCATAAAACCATTCACACTGGAGAGAGACCTTATGTTTGTGACTTGTGTGGGAAAACATTTAGGAACAATTCAGGCCTCAAAGTCCATAGGAGGCTCCATACTGGGGAAAAACCATATAAGTGTGATGTTTGTGGGAAAGCCTATATCTCACGCTCTAGCCTTAAAAACCACAAAGGAATCCATCTTGGGgagaaaccctataaatgtaGTTATTGTGAGAAGTCTTTCAATTACAGCTCTGCCCTTGAACAACATAAAAGGATTCATACAAGGGAAAAACCTTTTGGATGTGATGagtgtggaaaagccttcagaAATAATTCAGGCCTTAAAGTACATAAACGGATCCACACTGGGGAGAGACCTTACAAATGTgaagaatgtgggaaagcctaCATCTCACTCTCAAGCCTTATAAATCATAAAAGTGTACACCCTGGGGAAAAGCCCTATAAGTGTGATGAGTGTGAAAAAGCTTTCATCACATACCGAACCCTTATAAACCACAAAAAAATCCATCTTGGGGAGAAGCCCTACAAATGTGATGTATGTGAGAAATCTTTTAATTACACTTCACTCCTTTCTCAACACAAAAGGGTCCACACTagagagaaaccttatgaatgtgACAGGTGTGAGAAGGTCTTCAGAAACAACTCAAGCCTTAAAGTGCATAAAAGAATCCACACGGGGGAGAAGCCCTATGAATGTGATGTGTGTGGAAAAGCCTACATCTCACACTCAAGCCTTATTAACCATAAAAGTACCCACCCTGGCAAGACTCCCTACACATGTGATGAATGTGGAAAAGCTTTTTTCTCAAGCAGAACTCTATTAAGCCATAAAAGAGTCCATCTTGGGGAGAAACCCTTCAAATGTGTTGACTGTGGGAAGTCTTTCAATTACAGTTCACTCCTTTCTCAACACAAGAGGATTCACACAGGGGAAAAACCTTATATATGCGATAGGTGTGGAAAGGCATTCAGGAACAGCTCAGGCCTGACAGTGCATAAAAGGATTCATACGGgcgagaaaccctatgaatgtgaTGAGTGTGGGAAGGCATACATCTCACACTCAAGTCTTATTAACCATAAAAGTGTCCACCGTGGGCAGCAGCCCTATAATTGTGAGTGTGGGAAATCCTTCAATTACAGATCAGTTCTTGACCAACACAAAAGGATCCACACTGGAAAGAAGCCATACCGATGTAATGAGTGTGGGAAGGCTTTTAATATCAGATCAAATCTCACCAAGCATAAAAGAACCCATACTGGAGAGGAATCTTTAAATGTGATAAATGTGGGAAGTCACAGTGACACATCACAGAAGAGAACTCATGAGGGAGGGAATGCTCTGGAAGGGACCAAGATGAGCATATCTGTAGGAGGCAGAGCTTACCAAGTCTCAactcaaatggaagaaaaaccttatgaatgtaTGAATATCATATGA